One genomic segment of Mycolicibacterium neworleansense includes these proteins:
- a CDS encoding copper resistance D family protein, producing the protein MGGPAPTVTGALIRALADCAAIVTLGLAAVPLLESDRYRAELSRKAAGPLALAAAIWLLAEVVRLTVEAAQTAGVGFWQIGVHTLADFGLYTAAGRSGLVGIAAALIVGVVAVLAPRSATATAATIGLAAVGVAARTLSGHLSESPVGGMAVAVHALAAAVWCGVLAALVLTVSHRGQWARVLPRFSQLSLSCVGVLLLAGVAGAVIKLSSPAELWATGYGRVLMAKIAVTVALLVLAWRNRSQWLPAARAHRSSAALSQTRSLVELGIMAVAVTLAAVLAVTG; encoded by the coding sequence GTGGGCGGTCCGGCGCCGACGGTGACCGGAGCACTGATCCGGGCGCTTGCCGACTGCGCCGCCATCGTCACCCTCGGCCTGGCCGCGGTGCCCCTGCTGGAATCCGACCGCTACCGCGCCGAGTTGAGCCGGAAGGCGGCCGGGCCACTCGCCCTGGCGGCGGCGATCTGGCTGCTCGCCGAGGTCGTTCGGCTGACCGTGGAGGCCGCGCAGACCGCGGGCGTCGGGTTCTGGCAGATCGGGGTGCACACCCTGGCCGATTTCGGTCTGTACACCGCTGCGGGCCGTTCAGGTCTGGTCGGCATCGCGGCGGCGCTGATCGTCGGCGTGGTGGCGGTCCTGGCCCCTCGATCCGCCACGGCCACCGCCGCGACCATCGGATTAGCGGCCGTCGGCGTTGCGGCCCGGACCCTGTCCGGGCACCTCTCGGAGAGCCCGGTCGGCGGGATGGCTGTCGCGGTGCACGCCCTGGCCGCCGCGGTGTGGTGCGGTGTCCTGGCGGCGCTGGTGCTGACGGTGTCGCACCGCGGCCAGTGGGCCAGGGTGCTGCCCCGGTTCTCGCAGTTGTCGCTGTCGTGTGTGGGCGTGCTGCTGCTCGCCGGGGTGGCCGGGGCGGTGATCAAGTTGAGCTCGCCCGCCGAATTGTGGGCCACCGGCTACGGCCGGGTGCTGATGGCCAAGATCGCGGTGACCGTGGCGCTGCTGGTGCTGGCCTGGCGAAACCGGTCGCAATGGCTGCCCGCGGCGCGGGCGCACCGCAGCAGCGCCGCGTTGTCGCAGACCCGCTCCCTGGTGGAATTGGGCATCATGGCAGTTGCGGTCACCCTCGCCGCGGTTCTGGCCGTCACGGGTTGA
- a CDS encoding superoxide dismutase — MAEYTLPDLDYDYGALEPHISGQINELHHSKHHAAYVKGVNDAVAKLDEARANGDHAAIFLNEKNLAFHLGGHVNHSIWWKNLSPNGGDKPTGDLAAAIDDQFGSFDKFQAQFTAAANGLQGSGWAVLGYDSLGDRLLTFQLYDQQANVPLGIIPLLQVDMWEHAFYLQYKNVKADYVKAFWNVVNWEDVQNRYAAATSKTNGLIFG, encoded by the coding sequence GTGGCTGAATACACTTTGCCGGACCTGGATTACGACTACGGAGCGCTTGAGCCTCACATCTCCGGGCAGATCAACGAACTGCACCACAGCAAGCACCACGCGGCCTACGTCAAGGGCGTCAACGACGCCGTCGCCAAGCTCGACGAGGCGCGCGCCAACGGTGACCACGCGGCGATCTTCCTCAACGAGAAGAACCTCGCCTTCCACCTCGGCGGCCACGTGAACCACTCGATCTGGTGGAAGAACCTGTCCCCCAACGGTGGTGACAAGCCGACCGGCGACCTCGCCGCGGCGATCGACGATCAGTTCGGCTCGTTCGACAAGTTCCAGGCGCAGTTCACCGCCGCCGCCAACGGCCTGCAGGGTTCGGGCTGGGCCGTGCTCGGTTACGACAGCCTCGGTGACCGGCTGCTGACCTTCCAGCTCTACGACCAGCAGGCCAACGTGCCGCTCGGCATCATCCCGCTGCTGCAGGTCGACATGTGGGAGCACGCTTTCTACCTGCAGTACAAGAACGTCAAGGCCGATTACGTCAAGGCGTTCTGGAATGTCGTGAACTGGGAGGACGTGCAGAACCGCTACGCGGCAGCAACCTCCAAGACCAACGGCCTGATCTTCGGCTAG
- a CDS encoding DUF6474 family protein encodes MGLFTRRKSRATRRAEARAIKAKAKLEARLTAKNEARRIKSDQKAAQRALKAQVKAQRDSDRNALKVAEAELKAAREGRLLAPARIRRLLTVTRLLAPVLVPLIYRAATAARGALDERRADRLGVPLAQLGQFSGHGAELSARISGAEQTLRQVAEKKPKDAETKQFVAAVNDRLTDLAAAVTAAENMPTARRRGAHAAIAAQLDGIDADLMARLGLV; translated from the coding sequence ATGGGCCTGTTCACGCGACGAAAAAGCCGCGCCACCCGCCGCGCCGAAGCCCGCGCCATCAAGGCCAAGGCCAAGCTGGAAGCCCGGCTCACCGCAAAGAATGAGGCTCGTCGCATCAAGTCCGACCAAAAAGCTGCCCAGCGGGCCCTCAAAGCTCAGGTCAAGGCACAGCGAGACAGCGACCGCAATGCCCTCAAGGTGGCCGAGGCCGAGCTGAAGGCGGCGCGGGAGGGACGTCTGCTGGCCCCCGCCCGGATTCGTCGGCTGCTGACGGTCACGCGTTTGCTGGCGCCGGTCCTCGTGCCGTTGATCTACCGTGCCGCCACGGCCGCCCGCGGCGCCCTGGATGAACGTCGCGCCGATCGTCTCGGCGTGCCGCTGGCCCAGCTCGGACAGTTCTCCGGACACGGCGCGGAGCTGTCGGCGCGCATTTCCGGGGCCGAGCAGACTCTGCGGCAAGTCGCCGAGAAGAAGCCGAAGGACGCCGAGACCAAGCAGTTCGTCGCGGCGGTCAATGACCGCCTGACCGATCTGGCCGCCGCGGTGACCGCCGCCGAGAACATGCCGACCGCACGTCGCCGCGGCGCACACGCGGCGATCGCCGCCCAGCTCGACGGCATCGATGCCGACCTGATGGCGCGGCTGGGACTGGTCTGA
- a CDS encoding copper resistance CopC family protein produces the protein MILAASALVGAPAASAHAARVAAEPAEHAALSASPPRVSATFNEALQPAFANMTVVGPDNNLWSEGEPKVAGAVLSVGVRPLGPAGTYTVNYRVTSADGHVVSGSWSFELTVAGTGTPGSAASAQAPSDGGIVVWPFVLVAVVLIGGGAWWAVRRRR, from the coding sequence CTGATCCTGGCCGCCTCGGCACTGGTCGGGGCCCCGGCCGCATCGGCGCACGCGGCCCGGGTTGCCGCCGAGCCGGCCGAGCACGCGGCGCTGAGCGCCTCGCCGCCCCGGGTGAGCGCCACCTTCAACGAGGCACTGCAGCCGGCATTCGCCAACATGACGGTCGTCGGGCCGGACAACAACCTGTGGTCCGAGGGAGAGCCGAAGGTCGCCGGTGCGGTGCTCAGCGTCGGGGTCCGCCCGCTGGGCCCGGCCGGTACCTACACCGTGAATTACCGGGTGACCTCGGCCGACGGGCACGTGGTTTCGGGTTCGTGGTCGTTCGAGCTGACCGTCGCGGGCACGGGCACGCCGGGGTCGGCCGCATCGGCGCAGGCACCGTCCGACGGCGGAATCGTGGTGTGGCCGTTCGTGCTGGTTGCCGTCGTGCTCATCGGCGGCGGAGCCTGGTGGGCGGTCCGGCGCCGACGGTGA
- a CDS encoding ferritin, translating into MTTPTELDTKFHALISDQIRSEFTASQQYIAIAVYFDGADLPQLAKHFYAQAVEERNHAMMLVQYLLDRDIDPEIPGVDAVCNRFETPRDALALALSQERTVTEQISRLASVAREEGDYLGEQFMQWFLKEQIEEVSSMATLVRIADRAGANLFHIEDFVARELAGGAGADPGAPKAAGGNL; encoded by the coding sequence ATGACGACGCCGACCGAACTCGACACGAAATTCCACGCACTTATCTCCGACCAGATTCGCAGCGAGTTCACCGCGTCACAGCAATACATCGCAATTGCGGTTTATTTCGACGGCGCCGACCTTCCGCAGCTCGCCAAGCACTTCTATGCGCAGGCGGTCGAGGAGCGCAACCACGCCATGATGCTGGTCCAGTATCTGCTCGACCGGGATATCGACCCCGAGATCCCCGGTGTCGACGCGGTGTGCAACCGCTTCGAAACGCCCCGGGACGCGCTCGCCCTGGCACTGAGCCAGGAGCGCACGGTCACCGAGCAGATCAGCCGGCTCGCGAGCGTCGCCCGCGAGGAGGGTGACTACCTCGGCGAGCAGTTCATGCAGTGGTTCCTCAAGGAACAGATCGAAGAGGTGTCGTCGATGGCGACGCTGGTGCGTATCGCCGACCGCGCGGGCGCCAACCTGTTCCACATCGAGGACTTCGTGGCCCGCGAACTCGCCGGTGGCGCCGGCGCCGACCCGGGGGCCCCGAAGGCCGCCGGCGGCAACCTCTGA
- a CDS encoding glycerophosphodiester phosphodiesterase, producing METGDGGAAAQATPGPGHPFVVAHRGASADKPEHTLAAYDLALREGADGVECDVRLTRDGHLVCVHDRRVDRTSTGTGLVSEMTLAELRRLDYGSWHAGGRSENDSDGTLGDTGLLTLDDLVSLVLDWNRPVKLFIETKHPVRYGALVENKVLALLHRYGIAAPASADLSRAVVMSFSAAAVWRIRRAAPMLPTVLLGETSRYLGGSAATTVGATAVGPSIATLREHPELVDRAAAQGRALYCWTVDHYEDVQFCRDIGVGWVATNHPGRTKTWLQNGLTGAGRD from the coding sequence ATGGAAACGGGCGACGGCGGAGCCGCTGCGCAGGCGACCCCGGGGCCTGGGCATCCGTTCGTGGTGGCCCACCGCGGCGCATCCGCCGACAAGCCCGAACACACGCTCGCCGCGTACGACCTCGCCTTGCGTGAGGGCGCCGACGGCGTGGAATGCGATGTCCGGCTGACCCGCGACGGGCATTTGGTGTGTGTGCACGACCGCCGGGTGGACCGCACCTCCACCGGCACCGGGCTGGTCAGTGAGATGACGCTGGCCGAGTTGCGCCGGCTGGACTACGGGTCGTGGCATGCCGGTGGACGTTCGGAGAACGACAGCGACGGCACGCTCGGGGACACCGGGCTACTGACCCTCGACGACCTTGTTTCGCTGGTGCTGGACTGGAATCGGCCGGTCAAGCTCTTCATCGAGACCAAACATCCCGTGCGCTACGGCGCACTGGTGGAGAACAAGGTGCTGGCGCTGTTGCACCGGTACGGTATCGCCGCGCCCGCCTCGGCGGACCTGTCGCGCGCGGTGGTGATGTCCTTCTCGGCGGCCGCGGTGTGGCGCATTCGGCGAGCCGCCCCGATGCTGCCCACGGTGTTGCTCGGTGAGACGTCGCGGTACCTGGGTGGCAGCGCGGCCACCACGGTCGGGGCCACTGCGGTCGGCCCGTCCATCGCTACCCTGCGCGAGCATCCGGAACTGGTCGACCGCGCCGCCGCCCAGGGCCGCGCGTTGTACTGCTGGACTGTCGACCACTACGAGGACGTCCAGTTCTGCCGCGACATCGGCGTGGGTTGGGTGGCCACGAACCACCCCGGCCGCACCAAGACCTGGCTGCAGAACGGCCTGACCGGTGCGGGCCGGGACTGA
- a CDS encoding ImmA/IrrE family metallo-endopeptidase: MSASRSVTRAVNEVLDLAPRQGEVTLTRLVDAVSADRGRPIELTMAELPPGVCGQWRQYADRDVFLIQQGLPAWDRTLAHELGHLVLGHEGISIVDAAAATAEVATSDLISYMLNQRTGCMGPNGEDIEQEAEDFAALLLYRLGRLPSDRSSIVQVRLGEAFG, from the coding sequence ATGTCCGCCAGTCGAAGCGTCACGCGCGCTGTCAACGAGGTTCTCGACCTCGCCCCTCGACAGGGCGAAGTCACATTGACCCGGCTGGTCGACGCGGTGAGCGCCGACCGCGGTAGGCCGATCGAGCTGACCATGGCCGAACTACCCCCCGGCGTGTGCGGGCAATGGCGTCAATACGCCGACCGTGACGTGTTCCTGATCCAGCAGGGCCTGCCGGCCTGGGATCGCACCCTGGCGCATGAACTCGGCCACCTGGTCCTCGGCCACGAAGGCATCTCGATTGTCGACGCGGCCGCAGCCACCGCCGAGGTCGCGACGTCGGATCTGATTTCCTACATGCTCAACCAGCGGACCGGCTGCATGGGACCCAACGGCGAGGACATCGAGCAGGAGGCCGAGGACTTCGCCGCGCTACTGCTCTACCGCCTGGGCCGGCTGCCCTCCGATCGCTCATCGATCGTGCAGGTCCGCCTCGGAGAGGCATTTGGTTGA
- a CDS encoding transcriptional regulator: MSKTFAARLNRLFDTVYPPGRGPHTSAEVIAALKSEGVTMSAPYLSQLRSGNRTNPSAATMAALANFFRIKPAYFTDDEYYEKLDKELTWLASMRDEGIRRIAARTVGLSSEAQQDLVQKVDELRRRENLDD; the protein is encoded by the coding sequence ATGAGCAAGACGTTCGCCGCCCGCCTAAACCGCCTGTTCGATACGGTTTATCCGCCTGGGCGCGGACCCCACACGTCTGCCGAGGTGATCGCCGCACTGAAGTCTGAGGGCGTCACCATGTCGGCCCCGTACCTGTCGCAGCTCCGTTCGGGCAACCGGACCAACCCGTCGGCGGCAACCATGGCCGCACTTGCCAACTTCTTCCGGATCAAGCCGGCTTACTTCACCGACGACGAGTACTACGAGAAGCTCGACAAGGAGCTGACCTGGCTGGCCAGCATGCGTGACGAAGGGATCCGCCGGATCGCCGCCCGCACCGTGGGGCTGTCCTCCGAAGCCCAGCAGGACCTGGTCCAGAAGGTCGATGAGCTGCGTCGCCGGGAAAACCTCGACGACTGA
- a CDS encoding peptidase, producing MDTTGSGRAIEIAPFHSGGALKGFVVLGRWPDSTKEWAQLLMVTVRIASLPGLLSTTTIFGVREELPEQPHPGTVGLVIAEGPVVGESAVPPGYFAEHQPPALLMLHPPSETTPSLPECTGAASGCVLLPGLPHLGLEHRAAWVEAESDGTVTSVVSRVGVDPISHPDTAILAMLLAA from the coding sequence ATGGATACGACGGGGTCCGGCCGGGCGATTGAGATCGCCCCCTTTCATTCCGGCGGTGCGCTCAAAGGCTTTGTGGTCCTGGGGCGATGGCCCGACTCCACGAAAGAGTGGGCGCAGCTTCTGATGGTCACCGTCCGCATCGCGTCACTGCCCGGATTGCTCTCGACCACAACCATTTTCGGGGTCCGCGAGGAGTTGCCCGAGCAGCCGCATCCCGGCACCGTAGGCTTGGTGATCGCCGAGGGGCCGGTGGTCGGCGAATCCGCGGTTCCACCCGGGTATTTCGCCGAGCATCAGCCACCGGCACTGCTGATGCTGCATCCGCCTTCGGAGACAACGCCTTCCCTTCCGGAATGCACCGGCGCCGCTTCGGGTTGCGTATTGTTACCCGGGCTTCCGCATCTCGGGCTGGAACACCGGGCGGCCTGGGTCGAAGCCGAATCCGATGGCACGGTGACCTCGGTGGTCAGCCGCGTCGGCGTCGATCCGATCAGCCACCCGGACACCGCGATCCTGGCGATGCTTCTGGCGGCATGA
- a CDS encoding DUF4328 domain-containing protein, with the protein MIQVCSQCGTRWNVRDRQRSWCPRCGGSLLAPSAPSPQSQWGPAAQSPASLAPAASPTAQRTPQLAPGYRWVALRPGSPPHQRRSRRPLGPTPRYRMIPSWGLHQYFDVDEQPEKTADESGVGTVRLMLVAAMVVLGVAAFAHVIRYVLLLINRSVLLHPLIAIAGVVIGLLASVLAMLVVVITVVSLVRWLITRRAAGYAEHGEVDPRSTRTLWLGCLVPGVNLVMAPVFVWELAALEARLSHLRRPIVVWWIAWVFSAVVAGWSMVSTVYVTFFNNTPQNIADNTVMTIVGYLLALATFLLTAKVFTGFEGSGTTAERSVRRWVVVPPDTSGPEPAPADPEAAAPSQNGEDSAESAVPVESQGQNPAA; encoded by the coding sequence ATGATCCAGGTGTGTTCGCAGTGCGGGACGCGCTGGAACGTGCGTGACCGGCAGCGGTCGTGGTGCCCCAGGTGCGGCGGCTCGTTGTTGGCGCCGTCCGCGCCGTCGCCGCAGTCCCAGTGGGGACCTGCCGCACAGTCTCCCGCGTCTTTGGCCCCGGCGGCGTCGCCGACGGCTCAACGCACGCCGCAACTCGCGCCCGGCTATCGCTGGGTCGCCCTGCGCCCGGGCTCCCCACCGCACCAGCGGCGCTCGCGTCGCCCGCTCGGCCCGACACCGCGCTACCGCATGATCCCGAGCTGGGGTCTGCATCAGTATTTCGATGTCGACGAGCAGCCCGAGAAGACGGCTGACGAGTCCGGCGTCGGCACGGTGCGGCTGATGCTCGTCGCCGCCATGGTGGTGCTGGGCGTCGCGGCCTTCGCGCACGTGATCAGGTATGTGCTGCTGCTGATCAACCGCAGCGTGCTGCTGCACCCGCTCATCGCGATCGCCGGGGTGGTGATCGGCCTGCTGGCCAGCGTGCTGGCGATGCTCGTCGTGGTCATCACGGTGGTGTCCCTGGTGCGCTGGCTGATCACCCGCCGGGCCGCCGGGTACGCCGAGCACGGCGAGGTTGATCCGCGCAGCACCAGGACACTGTGGCTCGGCTGCCTGGTGCCCGGGGTGAACCTGGTGATGGCGCCGGTGTTCGTCTGGGAACTGGCGGCTCTGGAAGCACGCCTCTCACACCTGCGACGACCGATCGTGGTGTGGTGGATCGCCTGGGTCTTCAGCGCGGTGGTCGCCGGTTGGTCGATGGTCAGCACCGTGTACGTCACCTTCTTCAACAACACACCGCAGAACATCGCCGACAACACCGTGATGACGATCGTCGGGTACCTGTTGGCGCTGGCGACCTTCTTGCTGACCGCCAAGGTGTTCACCGGATTCGAGGGCAGCGGTACGACGGCTGAGCGCAGCGTCCGGCGCTGGGTGGTGGTCCCGCCCGACACCTCCGGTCCGGAGCCCGCTCCGGCCGATCCCGAAGCGGCTGCCCCTTCGCAGAATGGTGAGGATTCGGCCGAATCCGCCGTTCCGGTTGAGTCCCAAGGGCAGAACCCGGCAGCATAG
- a CDS encoding rhodanese-like domain-containing protein: MDDVEVGQADIAAVPTTFEGSVVLLDVREDDEWQRGHAAGAQHIPMGDVPTRIAEIDPDAELYVICHAGGRSLRVANYLARNGYTPINVEGGMLAWAGAGRPVVTDAGGPGSV, encoded by the coding sequence ATGGACGATGTGGAAGTCGGGCAGGCAGATATCGCGGCGGTGCCCACCACGTTCGAAGGTTCGGTGGTGCTGCTCGACGTCCGTGAGGACGACGAATGGCAGCGCGGCCATGCCGCCGGCGCACAGCACATCCCGATGGGCGACGTCCCGACCCGGATCGCCGAGATCGACCCGGACGCCGAGCTGTACGTGATCTGCCATGCCGGCGGGCGCTCCCTGCGTGTGGCGAACTACCTGGCCCGCAACGGCTACACCCCGATCAACGTCGAGGGTGGAATGCTGGCCTGGGCCGGCGCCGGACGCCCGGTCGTCACCGACGCCGGCGGCCCCGGCAGCGTCTGA